The following coding sequences are from one Thunnus maccoyii chromosome 17, fThuMac1.1, whole genome shotgun sequence window:
- the pnrc1 gene encoding proline-rich nuclear receptor coactivator 1, with amino-acid sequence MLDGSSVHSGEANIGNVENNNPITGSDGVNTGNKARPAVLKKGGKKLRPLHHQKPPRNNLNIRLTDNNNNSLTASSAAQPGTELPAGTETVLNLRHLKPGARKELLKSKGGRSERGPAPSGGQPARGPVGHEQISQNVNVRSHKQGQSIGAPHASRKKDNGSPNKPSSPHQPALREQKKPLHASNNLKIFNAPPAEAAPEYLKDGEKVYAGAKFSEPPSPSVLPKPPSHWVGENEPQQSNQSREQMTVHLKSLLKVQDKA; translated from the exons ATGTTGGACGGATCTTCGGTTCACAGCGGTGAGGCCAACATCGGCAACGTCGAAAACAACAACCCGATCACCGGCAGCGATGGGGTGAACACGGGAAACAAGGCGAGACCGGCGGTACTGAAGAAAGGAGGGAAGAAGCTGCGGCCGCTACATCACCAGAAACCTCCGCGAAACAACCTCAACATCCGCCTGaccgacaacaacaacaacagtctgaCGGCTTCATCCGCAGCTCAGCCCGGTACCGAGCTGCCTGCCGGTACCGAGACCGTACTGAACCTCCGTCATCTCAAACCGGGAGCCAGGAAAGAG CTGCTGAAATCTAAAGGTGGCAGATCGGAGCGAGGGCCGGCGCCGTCAGGAGGCCAACCAGCCCGCGGCCCGGTCGGACACGAACAAATCAGCCAAAATGTGAACGTTCGGAGCCACAAGCAGGGCCAAAGCATCGGGGCTCCTCACGCCTCCAGGAAGAAAGACAACGGCAGCCCGAACAAGCCCTCCTCCCCCCACCAGCCCGCGCTCCGAGAGCAGAAGAAACCCCTCCACGCGTCCAACAACTTGAAGATCTTCAACGCGCCGCCCGCCGAAGCCGCGCCCGAATACCTCAAAGACGGCGAGAAGGTGTACGCTGGAGCCAAGTTCAGTGAGCCGCCCTCACCCAGTGTCTTACCTAAACCGCCCAGTCACTGGGTCGGAGAAAACGAGCCTCAACAGAGCAACCAAAGCCGAGAGCAAATGACTGTTCATTTAAAGTCGCTGCTGAAGGTTCAAGATAAAGCGTGA
- the LOC121882158 gene encoding cysteine-rich protein 2-like, producing the protein MASKCPKCDKTVYFAEKVSSLGKDWHKFCLKCERCNKTLNPGGHAEHDGKPFCHKPCYAALFGPKGVNIGGAGSYVYDTPVNEAPAAVSMETDAKPEEEKRAPARGPVKAASFSSFSGGPNTCPRCNKTVYFAEKVSSLGKNWHRPCLRCERCSKTLAPGSHAEHDGQPYCHKPCYAVLFGPKGVNTGGVGSYIYDNPEAEAQP; encoded by the exons ATGGCgtcaaaatgtccaaaatgtgACAAGACGGTGTATTTCG cGGAGAAGGTGTCGTCTTTAGGGAAAGACTGGCACAAGTTCTGTCTGAAATGTGAGCGCTGCAACAAGACGTTGAATCCCGGAGGCCACGCTGAG CATGATGGGAAGCCTTTTTGTCACAAGCCCTGCTACGCCGCCCTCTTTGGACCAAAAG GAGTGAACATAGGCGGAGCTGGATCCTACGTGTACGATACTCCCGTCAACGAAGCCCCTGCAgccgtttccatggaaacagatGCCAaaccagaggaggagaaaagagccCCCGCTCGGGGACCAGTGAAGG CTGCAAGCTTCTCATCTTTCTCCGGAGGACCCAACACCTGCCCCAGATGCAACAAGACGGTGTATTTCG CTGAGAAAGTGTCTTCTCTCGGGAAGAACTGGCACCGGCCCTGTCTGCGCTGTGAGAGATGCAGTAAGACTCTGGCTCCCGGCAGCCACGCAGAG CATGACGGACAGCCGTACTGCCACAAACCCTGCTACGCTGTGCTGTTTGGACCTAAAG gtgtcaACACCGGAGGTGTCGGCAGCTACATCTACGACAATCCTGAAGCTGAGGCGCAGCCTTGA